Proteins encoded within one genomic window of Oncorhynchus nerka isolate Pitt River linkage group LG17, Oner_Uvic_2.0, whole genome shotgun sequence:
- the plex9.2 gene encoding three prime repair exonuclease 4 isoform X2 gives MHFIFCASMMTSVIKESQIVDIMWMGKGIRSYWQLQRQHHVDGKRHQKLLAATASTSCGWEKASEATGSYSINIMWMGKGIRSYWQLQHQHHVDGKRHQKLQHQHHVDGKRHQKLLAATASTSCGWEKASEATASTSCGWEKASEATGSYSINIMWMGKGIRSNWQLQHQDHVDGKRHQKLLAATASTSCGWEKASEATGSYSINIMWMGKGIRSYWQLQHQHHVDGKRHQKLLAATASTSCGWEKASEATASTSCGWEKASEATGSYSINIMWMGKGIRSYSINIMWMGKGIRSYWQLQHQHHVDGKRHQKLQHQRHVDGKRHQKLLAATASTSCGWEKASEATGSYNINPSYSNLFPPSQ, from the exons ATGCATTTTATATTTTGTGCAAGTATGATGACATCAGTCATCAAGGAATCTCAA ATTGTAGACATCATGTGGATGGGAAAAGGCATCAGAAGCTACTGGCAGCTACAGCGTCAACATCATGTGGATGGGAAAAGGCATCAGAAGCTACTGGCAGCTACAGCATCAACATCATGTGGATGGGAAAAGGCATCAGAAGCTACTGGCAGCTACAGCATCAACATCATGTGGATGGGAAAAGGCATCAGAAGCTACTGGCAGCTACAGCATCAACATCATGTGGATGGGAAAAGGCATCAGAAGCTACAGCATCAACATCATGTGGATGGGAAAAGGCATCAGAAGCTACTGGCAGCTACAGCATCAACATCATGTGGATGGGAAAAGGCATCAGAAGCTACAGCATCAACGTCATGTGGATGGGAAAAGGCATCAGAAGCTACTGGCAGCTACAGCATCAACATCATGTGGATGGGAAAAGGCATCAGAAGCAACTGGCAGCTACAGCATCAAGATCATGTGGATGGGAAAAGGCATCAGAAGCTACTGGCAGCTACAGCATCAACATCATGTGGATGGGAAAAGGCATCAGAAGCAACTGGCAGCTACAGCATCAACATCATGTGGATGGGAAAAGGCATCAGAAGCTACTGGCAGCTACAGCATCAACATCATGTGGATGGGAAAAGGCATCAGAAGCTACTGGCAGCTACAGCATCAACATCATGTGGATGGGAAAAGGCATCAGAAGCTACAGCATCAACATCATGTGGATGGGAAAAGGCATCAGAAGCTACTGGCAGCTACAGCATCAACATCATGTGGATGGGAAAAGGCATCAGAAGCTACAGCATCAACATCATGTGGATGGGAAAAGGCATCAGAAGCTACTGGCAGCTACAGCATCAACATCATGTGGATGGGAAAAGGCATCAGAAGCTACAGCATCAACGTCATGTGGATGGGAAAAGGCATCAGAAGCTACTGGCAGCTACAGCATCAACATCATGTGGATGGGAAAAGGCATCAGAAGCTACTGGCAGCTACAACATCAACCCCAGCTATAGCAACCTTTTCCCACCAAGCcagtga
- the plex9.1 gene encoding protein PML encodes MQSSLGMGAVSGDTVVFFDLETTGLDTSMCDIIQLAAISGERAFNVYAVPRCTMTDEASRITGFTVRDHRTLLLRGRRVDTIPLREVLTSFISFLRSFHKPLLAAHNARRFDCPVLARALRECSLTDEFQEVVSGFLDTFRISKVMFPFKLGKYSQEYMVKEFLNKTYDAHNALEDVKALQELYQKWSPSQELVRRHTFPL; translated from the exons ATGCAGTCCTCTTTG GGTATGGGAGCAGTGTCTGGTGATACCGTAGTATTCTTTGATTTGGAGACTACCGGATTAG ACACATCCATGTGTGACATCATCCAGCTGGCGGCCATCAGCGGGGAGAGGGCATTCAACGTGTACGCTGTTCCTCGTTGCACCATGACGGACGAGGCCTCCAGGATCACAGGGTTCACCGTCAGGGACCACCGGACCCTGCTCCTACGCGGTCGACGGGTGGACACCATCCCCCTCAGGGAGGTCCTCACCTCCTTCATCTCCTTCCTCCGCTCCTTCCACAAGCCCCTGCTGGCGGCCCACAATGCCCGGCGCTTCGACTGCCCCGTGCTGGCCAGGGCTCTGAGGGAATGCTCCCTGACGGACGAGTTCCAGGAAGTAGTGTCTGGTTTCCTAGATACTTTCAGGATTAGTAAGGTGATGTTTCCATTCAAACTGGGCAAGTACTCTCAGGAGTACATGGTGAAGGAGTTCCTCAATAAGACGTACGATGCTCACAACGCCTTGGAGGATGTCAAGGCCCTGCAGGAGCTCTATCAAAAATGGAGTCCCAGCCAGGAACTGGTGCGCCGTCACACCTTCCCCCTGTAA
- the plex9.2 gene encoding three prime repair exonuclease 4 isoform X1, whose product MENENNRLVVATSPARSLVFFDLETTGLDCRHHVDGKRHQKLLAATASTSCGWEKASEATGSYSINIMWMGKGIRSYWQLQHQHHVDGKRHQKLLAATASTSCGWEKASEATASTSCGWEKASEATGSYSINIMWMGKGIRSYSINVMWMGKGIRSYWQLQHQHHVDGKRHQKQLAATASRSCGWEKASEATGSYSINIMWMGKGIRSNWQLQHQHHVDGKRHQKLLAATASTSCGWEKASEATGSYSINIMWMGKGIRSYSINIMWMGKGIRSYWQLQHQHHVDGKRHQKLQHQHHVDGKRHQKLLAATASTSCGWEKASEATASTSCGWEKASEATGSYSINIMWMGKGIRSYWQLQHQPQL is encoded by the exons ATGGAAAATGAGAACAATCGCCTCGTTGTGGCCACCAGCCCTGCCCGAAGTTTGGTTTTCTTTGACTTGGAGACAACAGGACTTG ATTGTAGACATCATGTGGATGGGAAAAGGCATCAGAAGCTACTGGCAGCTACAGCGTCAACATCATGTGGATGGGAAAAGGCATCAGAAGCTACTGGCAGCTACAGCATCAACATCATGTGGATGGGAAAAGGCATCAGAAGCTACTGGCAGCTACAGCATCAACATCATGTGGATGGGAAAAGGCATCAGAAGCTACTGGCAGCTACAGCATCAACATCATGTGGATGGGAAAAGGCATCAGAAGCTACAGCATCAACATCATGTGGATGGGAAAAGGCATCAGAAGCTACTGGCAGCTACAGCATCAACATCATGTGGATGGGAAAAGGCATCAGAAGCTACAGCATCAACGTCATGTGGATGGGAAAAGGCATCAGAAGCTACTGGCAGCTACAGCATCAACATCATGTGGATGGGAAAAGGCATCAGAAGCAACTGGCAGCTACAGCATCAAGATCATGTGGATGGGAAAAGGCATCAGAAGCTACTGGCAGCTACAGCATCAACATCATGTGGATGGGAAAAGGCATCAGAAGCAACTGGCAGCTACAGCATCAACATCATGTGGATGGGAAAAGGCATCAGAAGCTACTGGCAGCTACAGCATCAACATCATGTGGATGGGAAAAGGCATCAGAAGCTACTGGCAGCTACAGCATCAACATCATGTGGATGGGAAAAGGCATCAGAAGCTACAGCATCAACATCATGTGGATGGGAAAAGGCATCAGAAGCTACTGGCAGCTACAGCATCAACATCATGTGGATGGGAAAAGGCATCAGAAGCTACAGCATCAACATCATGTGGATGGGAAAAGGCATCAGAAGCTACTGGCAGCTACAGCATCAACATCATGTGGATGGGAAAAGGCATCAGAAGCTACAGCATCAACGTCATGTGGATGGGAAAAGGCATCAGAAGCTACTGGCAGCTACAGCATCAACATCATGTGGATGGGAAAAGGCATCAGAAGCTACTGGCAGCTACAACATCAACCCCAGCTATAG
- the plex9.2 gene encoding three prime repair exonuclease 4 isoform X3 produces the protein MENENNRLVVATSPARSLVFFDLETTGLGQSCEIVQLAAVSGGHSLNLYTVPRCRMQRGAAKVTGFRVWRHRLYHHRCPVLTNSLKEVLVSFIAFLRMLDRPIVVGHNIRRFDCPVLARGLDEFDLKAEFQFAVSGCLDTLPLAREILKGRGLQSFRQENLVRIVVGISYEAHDALEDVRALQRLYGALRPTPEQVLRQSFTLDTMAEPAPKQPRPRGPVGQQVSGPCGRISNRK, from the exons ATGGAAAATGAGAACAATCGCCTCGTTGTGGCCACCAGCCCTGCCCGAAGTTTGGTTTTCTTTGACTTGGAGACAACAGGACTTG GTCAGAGCTGTGAAATCGTTCAGCTGGCTGCAGTAAGTGGGGGTCACTCCCTGAACCTCTACACTGTCCCTCGATGTCGGATGCAGCGTGGAGCCGCCAAGGTCACAGGCTTCAGAGTCTGGAGGCACAGGCTCTACCACCATCGCTGTCCTGTCCTGACCAACTCCCTCAAAGAAGTCCTAGTCTCCTTCATAGCCTTCTTGCGTATGCTTGACCGCCCAATTGTCGTTGGTCACAATATCCGTCGCTTCGACTGCCCTGTGCTAGCTAGAGGGCTTGATGAGTTTGACCTTAAAGCGGAGTTTCAGTTCGCAGTTTCTGGTTGCTTGGACACGCTCCCGTTGGCGCGAGAGATTCTGAAGGGACGTGGACTCCAGAGTTTTCGTCAGGAAAACCTTGTTCGGATAGTGGTTGGCATCTCCTACGAGGCGCATGATGCCTTGGAGGATGTGCGGGCACTGCAGAGGCTCTATGGTGCCCTCAGGCCCACGCCAGAGCAGGTCCTCAGGCAGAGCTTCACCCTGGACACCATGGCAGAGCCAGCACCCAAGCAGCCAAGGCCAAGGGGTCCTGTAGGGCAACAGGTCAGTGGCCCCTGTGGAAgaatttcaaacaggaagtga